A window of Vicinamibacteria bacterium contains these coding sequences:
- a CDS encoding energy transducer TonB gives MFEHALTSDGNARRSAATFVVSLFIQGGVIAALVIVPLMATDRLPVPENVLTFMEPPPPPRPPPPPPLPPKARPGSVVRRPMLTATHSFLVPVEIPSEIGMDDLGLDLSVIGVGGGVPDGVIGGICGCLPEEPLPPQPQEPVRVGGIVRPPSKTRDVAPIYPEIAKQARVEGIVILEAIIDPAGNVTHVRVLRSRPLLDESAIDAVKQWKYEPTRLNGVPVPIVMTVTVTFQLSN, from the coding sequence CGGCAACGTTCGTGGTTTCACTCTTCATCCAGGGCGGAGTCATCGCCGCATTGGTCATCGTGCCACTCATGGCGACGGATCGTTTGCCTGTGCCCGAGAACGTCCTGACTTTCATGGAGCCACCGCCACCACCTCGACCACCCCCACCCCCACCACTGCCGCCGAAAGCGCGACCCGGATCCGTGGTCCGTCGGCCGATGCTGACCGCCACGCATTCGTTCCTCGTACCCGTAGAGATTCCGAGCGAGATCGGGATGGACGACCTGGGGCTGGATCTCAGTGTGATTGGTGTCGGGGGTGGTGTTCCGGATGGAGTCATCGGAGGCATTTGTGGATGTCTACCTGAAGAGCCACTCCCACCACAGCCGCAAGAGCCTGTGCGGGTGGGCGGGATAGTTCGCCCCCCGAGCAAGACCCGAGATGTCGCCCCGATCTATCCCGAGATCGCGAAACAGGCGCGCGTGGAGGGCATCGTGATCCTCGAAGCCATCATCGATCCCGCAGGAAACGTCACCCACGTTCGGGTGTTGCGCTCCAGGCCCCTTCTCGATGAGTCGGCCATCGACGCCGTCAAGCAATGGAAGTACGAGCCTACACGACTGAACGGTGTCCCGGTTCCGATCGTGATGACGGTGACGGTGACGTTCCAGTTGAGTAATTGA